A genomic segment from Treponema sp. J25 encodes:
- the pncA gene encoding bifunctional nicotinamidase/pyrazinamidase — protein sequence MKALIVVDVQNDFIPGGSLPVPKGNEVVPLINRLMPLFPLVVATQDWHPAGHISFASSHPGKRPLEVIDLGGNQQVLWPDHCVQGSIGADFAPGLESFRFAAIIRKGTDPHIDSYSGFYDNRRQRSTGLAGYLREQGVTEVYLCGLASEYCVFYTALDAREAGFSTHYIEDATRPIQQEAFETAKKSMQKEGIRLIQSDTIF from the coding sequence ATGAAAGCCCTCATTGTAGTTGATGTACAGAATGATTTCATTCCTGGCGGATCCCTGCCGGTACCAAAAGGGAACGAGGTGGTTCCCCTCATTAACCGGCTGATGCCATTGTTTCCTCTCGTGGTGGCTACCCAAGACTGGCATCCGGCGGGGCACATAAGCTTCGCCTCTTCCCATCCAGGGAAGCGCCCTCTTGAAGTCATAGATCTCGGGGGGAATCAGCAGGTTCTCTGGCCCGACCACTGTGTACAAGGATCAATTGGTGCCGACTTTGCACCAGGACTTGAGTCCTTTCGTTTTGCAGCCATCATTCGAAAGGGAACGGATCCCCATATTGATAGCTATAGCGGTTTTTACGACAACCGTCGCCAGCGGAGCACCGGCCTGGCAGGATACCTCAGAGAACAGGGGGTAACGGAGGTGTATCTCTGCGGTCTTGCATCAGAATACTGCGTCTTTTATACCGCCCTGGATGCACGAGAAGCAGGTTTTTCCACACACTACATCGAAGACGCGACCCGGCCTATTCAACAAGAGGCCTTTGAAACGGCAAAAAAGAGTATGCAGAAAGAGGGCATCCGGCTTATCCAGAGCGATACGATTTTTTAG
- a CDS encoding HD domain-containing phosphohydrolase codes for MMDLAMIPAPAYVKTLDGIYHACNSLFLNLLGFNNEEWRGKNDFDLFPKPVAEQLLFWDLHVLREKTRQCYEVRLINGRGEAIQALFQTSLIEEEGETFLFGIITDLTTEKRSQEARSTSLAMAAAAETAIQTIEGMIDPVIILNRQGRIERINRAFVELFGFSEPVVGKEVYPFFPLLGQDVFRSLLARCEEQGRIRNLQTQVLQRDGKPLPVLLNISLLRDSQHAIDGFILAIRDISNLVETTEQLKEKEQTLDAILNASEEAVVLVDRRGTVRSANRALSSRYQRTVKDMIGLSYFDLLPKSIQELQQYFVESILNSRKPQQMECEEAGHIYYNSGYPIFDDQGNVSEVAIFSYDVTDEKKSEQLQRALYSISEAAYFARDMYTLFKIVHRIINKLISVENLHILLLDEKSPDTLHCPYYVEEGKELFGEHREAMVQQDGLISFMIRQGQSLLLTEGDIKEIATVYALKVPDPVPRQWLGVPLKNGEGTIIGALVTHTNKEGRSYSEDDRRILNFVSSQIAMAIERKMNEERLRSKNAQLKMLTEGIILSLVQAVEIRDPYTAGHQQRVASLAEAIARKMGLHPERVEATRIAALLHDVGKIAVPSELLSKPGKLSELELALIRQHPVVSYNILRNIQFSQPIAQFVLEHHEKMNGSGYPAGLEGENINLESRIICVADVVDSLASHRPYRPARGIEQALQEIQEQAGILYDAEVVKACCSLFKEDGFMFGEVPLLVIQDAIPRK; via the coding sequence ATGATGGACCTCGCCATGATTCCTGCACCGGCCTATGTAAAAACTCTCGATGGGATCTATCACGCCTGTAATTCCCTTTTTTTGAATCTCCTGGGCTTTAATAATGAAGAATGGAGAGGTAAAAATGACTTTGATCTCTTTCCGAAACCGGTTGCGGAACAGTTATTGTTCTGGGACCTCCACGTACTTAGGGAAAAAACACGACAGTGTTACGAAGTGCGATTGATCAATGGGCGGGGAGAGGCCATCCAGGCTTTGTTTCAAACCAGCCTCATAGAAGAAGAAGGAGAAACTTTCCTTTTTGGTATAATTACTGATCTTACCACGGAAAAGCGGAGCCAAGAGGCCCGTTCTACCTCTCTTGCTATGGCCGCAGCGGCGGAAACCGCTATTCAAACCATTGAAGGAATGATTGACCCGGTCATCATTTTGAATCGGCAGGGTAGAATAGAGCGGATAAACCGGGCCTTTGTGGAACTTTTTGGGTTTTCAGAGCCGGTGGTAGGTAAAGAGGTCTATCCTTTTTTCCCTCTTCTTGGTCAGGATGTATTTCGTTCTCTTTTGGCGCGGTGCGAAGAACAGGGGCGAATCCGGAATCTTCAAACCCAGGTGTTGCAACGGGATGGTAAACCCCTGCCGGTATTACTGAATATTTCATTGCTCCGGGATTCCCAGCACGCCATCGATGGTTTTATTCTGGCGATCCGGGATATTTCAAACCTCGTAGAAACAACGGAACAGTTAAAAGAAAAAGAACAGACCCTGGATGCTATTTTGAATGCCTCTGAAGAGGCGGTGGTTTTGGTTGATCGGCGTGGGACGGTAAGGTCTGCCAATCGGGCTCTTTCGTCTCGGTATCAGCGGACCGTAAAGGATATGATTGGACTCTCCTATTTTGATCTGCTCCCCAAATCAATACAAGAATTACAACAGTATTTTGTAGAGTCCATCCTTAATTCCCGAAAGCCCCAGCAAATGGAATGTGAAGAGGCGGGCCATATTTATTACAATTCGGGTTATCCTATTTTTGACGATCAGGGAAACGTGAGTGAAGTGGCTATTTTCTCCTATGATGTGACCGACGAAAAGAAAAGTGAGCAGCTTCAGCGGGCCCTGTATAGTATTTCTGAGGCGGCCTATTTTGCCCGGGATATGTACACCCTTTTTAAGATTGTCCATCGAATCATAAATAAATTGATAAGTGTAGAAAACCTGCATATTTTGCTTCTGGACGAAAAATCGCCGGATACCTTGCACTGCCCCTATTATGTAGAAGAAGGGAAGGAACTTTTTGGAGAACATCGGGAAGCCATGGTGCAACAGGATGGCCTGATTTCTTTTATGATCCGGCAGGGGCAGTCCCTTTTACTTACTGAAGGAGATATTAAAGAAATCGCCACTGTGTATGCGTTAAAGGTACCGGACCCGGTGCCCCGTCAGTGGCTGGGGGTACCCTTAAAGAATGGCGAAGGTACCATCATTGGTGCCCTCGTTACCCACACGAATAAAGAGGGGCGTTCCTACAGCGAGGATGATCGGCGGATCCTCAACTTTGTTTCCAGCCAGATAGCCATGGCCATCGAACGCAAGATGAATGAGGAACGCCTCCGTTCTAAGAATGCCCAACTCAAAATGCTGACGGAAGGGATTATTCTGTCGTTGGTTCAGGCTGTAGAAATCCGGGACCCCTATACCGCGGGGCACCAACAACGGGTGGCATCCCTGGCAGAAGCCATCGCTCGCAAAATGGGGCTTCACCCCGAACGGGTAGAGGCAACCCGCATTGCGGCCCTGCTCCATGATGTGGGTAAAATTGCGGTCCCCTCAGAACTGCTTTCCAAACCGGGAAAACTTTCGGAGCTAGAGCTTGCCCTGATTCGGCAGCATCCGGTGGTTTCGTACAATATCTTGCGGAATATCCAGTTTTCCCAGCCCATCGCGCAGTTTGTTCTGGAACACCATGAAAAAATGAATGGTTCCGGCTATCCCGCAGGCCTGGAAGGAGAAAACATTAACCTGGAAAGTCGAATCATCTGTGTGGCCGATGTGGTCGATTCCCTGGCTTCCCACCGGCCCTATCGACCTGCCCGGGGTATTGAACAGGCCCTGCAGGAAATCCAGGAGCAGGCAGGTATTCTTTATGATGCAGAAGTCGTAAAAGCCTGTTGTTCCCTTTTTAAAGAAGATGGTTTTATGTTTGGTGAGGTGCCCCTGCTGGTTATCCAGGATGCTATTCCCCGAAAGTAG
- a CDS encoding ABC transporter ATP-binding protein — MKGSDVTITGVSKSFGDFKALKNVSLTIQKGEFFSLLGPSGCGKTTLLRIIAGFETPDCGEVYFDGQDVLGLPPNMRHANTVFQNYALFPHLSIFENVAFPLRIKKLPNKEIKERVYTYLKLVELEAHAHKKPSQLSGGQKQRVAIARALINEPSVLLLDEPLSALDAKLRQHMLIELDKIHDKIGITFIYVTHDQQEALSVSDRIAVMCQGDVLQVGTPHEIYESPATDFVARFIGETNLFDGKVVAVEKAGEELLVTLDIPELGAVKVTTVDQVQVGQTVSFTIRPEKIAISTEKPKTSRQDINLYEGVVDEPIYSGFQTKFYVRVSENLILKVMKQHSNYSDEGPEIEWKDSVYLSWSADDGYIVEVKS; from the coding sequence TTGAAAGGCAGTGATGTTACCATAACAGGGGTCTCTAAATCGTTTGGAGACTTTAAGGCGCTCAAGAATGTAAGCCTTACTATACAGAAGGGAGAATTTTTTTCTCTCCTTGGACCATCAGGGTGTGGAAAGACGACACTGCTCCGGATCATCGCAGGATTCGAGACACCCGATTGTGGAGAAGTATATTTTGATGGACAAGACGTGCTTGGGTTACCACCCAACATGCGACATGCTAACACGGTGTTTCAGAATTACGCCCTCTTTCCTCATCTTTCTATTTTTGAAAATGTAGCCTTTCCCCTTCGCATTAAAAAATTACCTAATAAAGAGATAAAAGAGCGGGTATACACCTATCTAAAACTGGTAGAACTGGAAGCTCACGCCCACAAAAAGCCAAGTCAGCTTTCGGGTGGTCAAAAACAGCGGGTAGCTATCGCTCGGGCCCTCATCAATGAACCATCGGTTCTGCTCCTGGACGAACCCCTTTCAGCCCTGGATGCAAAACTTCGCCAGCACATGCTTATCGAACTGGATAAGATTCACGACAAGATTGGTATTACCTTTATTTATGTCACCCATGATCAGCAGGAGGCCCTTTCGGTATCGGACCGTATTGCGGTTATGTGTCAAGGCGATGTGCTTCAGGTAGGTACACCCCATGAGATCTACGAGAGTCCCGCTACTGATTTCGTCGCCCGCTTTATCGGAGAAACCAATCTGTTCGATGGTAAGGTCGTGGCGGTAGAAAAAGCAGGAGAAGAACTCCTCGTTACCCTGGATATCCCGGAACTGGGGGCCGTTAAAGTAACCACCGTCGATCAAGTACAGGTAGGACAAACGGTAAGTTTTACCATTCGACCAGAAAAGATTGCCATCAGCACCGAGAAACCCAAGACAAGTCGCCAGGATATCAACCTGTACGAAGGAGTGGTAGACGAGCCTATCTATTCCGGGTTCCAGACGAAGTTCTATGTTCGGGTCTCGGAAAATCTTATCCTCAAGGTGATGAAGCAACATTCGAACTACTCTGATGAAGGACCAGAGATTGAATGGAAGGACTCGGTCTATTTGTCCTGGAGTGCCGATGATGGCTACATTGTCGAGGTAAAGTCGTGA
- a CDS encoding ABC transporter permease has translation MKPALSKKNYGPLYAGPIALWFTLFFAAPLIIIVLYSFMKKGIHGGVEWEFSLAAYEALANATFVTITIRTLVTSIIATVLTILIALPCGYFMAKSKNQTLLLLLVIIPFWTNFLIRVYAWIAILGNNGFLNDFLKATGLIKDYIQFLYNQESVILVLVYMYLPYAILPLFSTIDKFDFSLLEAARDLGATKLQSMTKVLLPNIRSGLFTAVLFTFIPIFGAYAVPLLIGGKDSYMLGNVIADQLTKTRNWPLAAAISMVITVVTTVGVFVMMALQKREARRAEEAARFGNTTTLEEINNAAEIPDSHNPAGGRP, from the coding sequence GTGAAACCGGCCCTTTCTAAAAAGAACTACGGTCCCTTATACGCGGGGCCAATAGCCCTGTGGTTTACCCTCTTCTTTGCGGCGCCCCTTATCATCATCGTGCTGTATAGCTTTATGAAAAAGGGAATCCACGGGGGAGTGGAATGGGAATTTTCCCTTGCGGCCTATGAAGCCCTGGCAAATGCAACCTTTGTCACTATCACGATCCGTACCCTGGTTACCTCAATCATTGCCACGGTACTTACTATCCTTATTGCCCTCCCCTGCGGCTATTTCATGGCAAAAAGCAAAAATCAGACCCTCTTGCTCCTCCTCGTCATCATTCCCTTCTGGACCAACTTTTTGATCCGTGTATACGCCTGGATCGCCATTTTGGGGAACAACGGCTTTTTGAACGATTTTCTTAAAGCTACAGGACTTATAAAAGATTACATTCAGTTCTTATATAACCAAGAATCGGTCATCCTCGTTTTGGTGTACATGTATCTTCCTTACGCGATTCTCCCCCTCTTTTCCACCATTGATAAATTTGATTTCTCCCTGCTGGAAGCTGCCCGGGACCTGGGGGCTACAAAGCTCCAGTCCATGACCAAGGTCCTGTTGCCCAACATTCGCAGCGGCCTTTTTACGGCGGTTCTTTTTACTTTCATTCCCATTTTTGGGGCCTATGCGGTCCCCCTGCTTATTGGCGGGAAAGACTCCTATATGCTCGGGAACGTCATTGCGGACCAGCTTACCAAGACCCGGAACTGGCCCCTCGCGGCGGCGATTTCCATGGTGATCACCGTGGTAACCACCGTGGGGGTCTTTGTGATGATGGCCCTGCAGAAACGGGAAGCCCGGCGGGCAGAAGAAGCGGCCCGTTTTGGGAACACCACAACCCTGGAAGAAATTAACAACGCCGCAGAAATTCCTGACTCACACAATCCCGCAGGAGGTCGCCCATGA
- a CDS encoding ABC transporter permease has product MSGIIAFLKPPNGNEAARHARRAYRKPFSFSQTVFIATMVFLFLPLFVLILYSFNASKGMSWTGFSLVWYEKLFFSSKDLWKAFNNSVLIALTSAFTATVIGTLGAIGVTWYEFKLKKYIQAITFLPMILPEIIIGVSLLIFFAGVGIKLGLFTIYIAHTTFNLPFVFLMVMARLDEFDHSIIEAAHDLGANERQTLLRVILPMSMPGIVSGFLTAVTLSLEDFVITFFVSGPGSTTLPLYVYSAIRFGVSPVINALSVVMILGTVVLAFSLRNFLKYIAAK; this is encoded by the coding sequence ATGAGCGGTATCATTGCCTTCTTAAAGCCTCCCAATGGAAACGAAGCGGCCCGTCATGCCCGCCGGGCCTATCGCAAACCCTTCTCTTTTTCCCAAACCGTCTTTATCGCCACGATGGTATTCCTCTTCCTGCCCCTTTTTGTGCTTATTCTCTATTCTTTTAATGCTTCCAAGGGCATGAGCTGGACGGGTTTTTCCCTCGTGTGGTACGAAAAGCTGTTCTTTTCTTCCAAAGATTTGTGGAAGGCCTTTAACAACAGTGTGCTTATTGCCCTAACCTCTGCGTTCACTGCCACCGTTATTGGGACCCTCGGAGCCATTGGGGTTACCTGGTATGAATTCAAACTGAAAAAATATATCCAGGCCATTACGTTCCTTCCCATGATTCTCCCTGAAATCATCATCGGCGTTTCGCTCCTTATCTTTTTTGCAGGAGTAGGGATAAAGCTGGGCCTTTTTACCATCTACATTGCCCACACCACCTTTAACTTGCCCTTTGTGTTTCTTATGGTTATGGCCCGGCTCGATGAATTTGACCACTCCATCATTGAGGCCGCCCACGATCTGGGGGCCAACGAACGGCAGACCCTGTTGCGGGTAATCCTTCCCATGAGTATGCCCGGTATTGTATCGGGCTTTCTCACAGCAGTGACGCTTTCGCTGGAAGACTTCGTGATTACCTTTTTCGTGTCCGGTCCGGGGTCTACAACGCTTCCTCTGTATGTATACTCGGCGATTCGTTTCGGGGTTTCACCGGTCATCAATGCCCTTTCAGTGGTGATGATTCTGGGGACGGTGGTGTTGGCCTTTTCGCTTCGAAACTTTTTAAAGTATATCGCCGCAAAATAG
- a CDS encoding extracellular solute-binding protein, translated as MKRKIFLLLSMTAVIVSLLAVMGCGKSTAGAKKLYIYNWTYYTPDSVIEKFEKEYNCEVVYDSFASNEEMFAKLKAGGTGYDIVFPSGDYVSIMKKEGMLEKIDHSKLTNLKNIDPMVLQKATYDPTMEYSVPYYFGAAGVAVNTAKVPTFEKSWSIFSRTDLKGKMTMLDDMREVIGDALAYLGYSVNTTDPAQIEEAKNLINTQWKPNLVKFDAEAFGKGFAAGEFWVVQGYAEVVYAELQEEQKKDVVFFIPKEGGPAYIDSMCILKGSKNIDLAHKFIDFIHRPEIYAEFTDTFGFPATVNIPARELKKLPPYYQAEDLAKVELKEDVGDKLELYNQAWQAIRVGE; from the coding sequence ATGAAAAGGAAGATCTTCCTTTTGCTGAGCATGACAGCGGTTATCGTATCTTTACTGGCTGTCATGGGATGTGGAAAGTCGACGGCGGGGGCAAAGAAGCTCTACATCTACAACTGGACCTATTATACCCCCGACTCGGTCATCGAAAAGTTTGAAAAAGAGTATAACTGCGAAGTGGTCTACGACTCTTTTGCATCCAACGAGGAGATGTTTGCCAAACTTAAGGCGGGTGGCACGGGGTATGACATCGTGTTCCCCTCGGGAGACTATGTTTCTATTATGAAAAAAGAGGGGATGCTCGAAAAAATCGACCACTCCAAATTAACAAATCTTAAGAACATCGATCCCATGGTACTTCAGAAAGCCACCTATGATCCTACCATGGAATATTCGGTTCCCTATTATTTTGGAGCCGCCGGGGTTGCCGTAAACACCGCAAAAGTTCCCACCTTTGAGAAAAGCTGGTCCATTTTTAGCCGAACTGATCTTAAGGGGAAGATGACCATGCTCGATGATATGCGGGAAGTAATCGGCGATGCCCTGGCCTACCTTGGTTATTCGGTGAATACCACCGATCCCGCCCAGATCGAAGAGGCCAAGAACCTTATCAATACCCAGTGGAAACCCAACCTGGTAAAATTCGATGCTGAGGCCTTCGGTAAGGGCTTTGCGGCTGGCGAATTCTGGGTTGTCCAGGGGTACGCAGAGGTAGTCTACGCCGAACTCCAGGAAGAGCAGAAGAAGGATGTGGTCTTCTTTATTCCGAAAGAGGGAGGACCGGCCTATATCGACAGCATGTGTATTCTCAAGGGATCGAAAAATATCGATCTGGCCCACAAATTCATTGACTTTATCCATCGGCCAGAGATTTACGCCGAATTCACCGATACCTTTGGCTTCCCCGCTACCGTGAACATTCCTGCCCGGGAACTAAAGAAATTGCCCCCCTACTATCAGGCTGAGGACCTTGCAAAGGTAGAACTCAAAGAGGACGTGGGAGATAAGCTTGAACTGTACAACCAGGCCTGGCAGGCGATTCGCGTAGGAGAATAA
- a CDS encoding L-threonylcarbamoyladenylate synthase, with protein MIEYVVPGNTDPRVLERSCQILREGGLVAFPTDTSWSIGCALSSKQGIQNLRRLSGERDERHFTLLCHHISQIGEYCSLNNSQFRFIKRLIPGPYVFILRALLGTEKVLDIRRKEVGVRIPHHPVSLALGEALGEPLYSITAKRSMIRREGPDSFYYEEPSGSADEKGLPPIPEEELFEGGWELEDIPGIALILDPGEELPRWVSTVIDLTTEEPTLIRHGAGPWPV; from the coding sequence ATGATTGAGTATGTAGTGCCCGGGAATACGGATCCCCGCGTTTTGGAACGGTCCTGTCAGATCCTTCGCGAAGGGGGACTCGTGGCCTTTCCCACCGACACGAGTTGGTCCATCGGGTGTGCCCTTTCGAGCAAACAGGGCATACAAAATCTCCGCCGTCTTTCGGGGGAACGGGACGAACGGCATTTTACCCTGCTCTGCCATCATATCTCCCAAATAGGAGAGTATTGTTCTCTTAACAATAGCCAGTTTCGATTTATAAAACGGCTTATCCCCGGTCCTTATGTGTTTATTCTGCGGGCCCTTTTGGGAACTGAGAAGGTGCTCGATATACGCCGCAAAGAGGTAGGAGTACGGATTCCCCATCATCCGGTGAGTCTTGCGTTAGGCGAAGCCCTCGGGGAACCGCTCTACTCGATTACCGCTAAACGAAGCATGATACGGAGGGAGGGGCCTGATTCTTTTTATTATGAAGAGCCGTCCGGATCGGCAGACGAAAAAGGTCTTCCACCCATTCCCGAAGAGGAACTCTTCGAAGGCGGCTGGGAATTAGAGGACATCCCTGGTATAGCCCTGATACTGGACCCCGGCGAAGAGCTTCCCCGATGGGTTTCCACCGTCATCGATCTTACCACTGAGGAGCCCACCCTGATTCGTCATGGCGCGGGACCCTGGCCGGTGTAA
- a CDS encoding substrate-binding domain-containing protein — MSRYKRVVIKRGILLFLGFLLGGLFISCQGKLLSREGPLLLATTTSLDQIGLVASLVDAYQKETGIRIHSIPLGSGAALERGKRKDVDLLLVHAPEQEETFLREGYGSFRAPILSSPFIILGPPQDPARIRQETSFEAAFTALSTVGETLGKELFVSRGDDSGTHLFEKKLWTAIGRRPAPPWYLETGQGMAETIAIADSKGLYTLSDKPSWLLYQVHHPEHQLALLYENPQEGITTYSIVVVRQPQNPRREQAALQFAHFLTSPAVQRIITQYTVQGIPVFKDSQGVNKE, encoded by the coding sequence GTGTCGCGCTATAAAAGGGTTGTCATCAAAAGGGGCATCCTTCTTTTTCTGGGATTCCTTTTGGGAGGGCTTTTTATTTCCTGCCAGGGGAAGCTCTTATCCCGGGAAGGGCCTCTACTTCTTGCCACCACCACCAGTCTCGATCAGATTGGTCTTGTAGCATCCCTTGTTGACGCGTATCAGAAAGAGACCGGTATCAGAATTCATTCCATTCCGTTAGGGAGTGGGGCAGCCCTCGAACGGGGAAAACGGAAAGACGTGGACCTCCTCTTGGTACATGCCCCGGAGCAGGAAGAGACCTTTTTACGGGAAGGATACGGGAGTTTTCGCGCCCCTATTCTTTCAAGTCCCTTTATCATCCTCGGGCCACCCCAGGACCCCGCCAGGATAAGGCAGGAGACTTCTTTCGAAGCCGCTTTTACAGCCCTGAGCACCGTGGGAGAAACCTTAGGCAAGGAACTCTTCGTTTCCCGGGGAGATGATTCGGGGACCCATCTTTTTGAGAAAAAACTGTGGACCGCCATAGGGAGACGACCAGCGCCCCCCTGGTACCTTGAAACAGGCCAGGGAATGGCAGAAACCATTGCCATTGCCGATAGCAAGGGGTTGTACACCCTTTCTGACAAACCCAGCTGGCTTCTGTATCAGGTCCATCATCCAGAGCATCAGCTGGCTCTTCTTTATGAGAATCCCCAGGAAGGAATTACCACCTATTCTATTGTGGTGGTTCGCCAGCCCCAGAATCCCCGACGGGAACAGGCGGCCCTCCAATTTGCCCATTTTCTGACAAGCCCCGCCGTCCAGCGCATCATTACCCAGTATACTGTTCAGGGGATTCCTGTGTTCAAGGACTCCCAGGGCGTTAACAAAGAATAG
- a CDS encoding ABC transporter permease, whose product MNTIGWYEIFEISGRSLLFALVATLFALLVGVPVGFALGHPRPCGSTLHRLLVSLVGALTALPTVTLGLVLYLLFSRSGPLGFLDLLYKPGLVIFGETLLALPLVIHHLYSGLHRPGDSRTLLLHETLITLGAQGPGYLWAMIREKSPLVWGAATLAFGRILGEVGLVMMVGGNIRFFTRTMTTTIALETSRGNLPEAVLLGILLVAMALAVNILFHWFQQQEEKMG is encoded by the coding sequence ATGAACACCATAGGCTGGTATGAAATCTTCGAAATTAGTGGCCGCAGCCTCCTATTCGCCCTGGTGGCGACCCTCTTCGCCCTGCTGGTGGGGGTTCCCGTCGGCTTTGCGCTGGGACATCCCCGCCCCTGCGGTTCGACGCTCCACCGTTTGCTGGTCTCCCTGGTGGGGGCCCTGACGGCCCTGCCTACCGTAACCCTTGGTCTTGTGTTGTACCTCCTGTTTTCCCGCAGCGGGCCCCTGGGCTTCCTGGATCTTCTTTACAAGCCCGGCCTGGTAATCTTTGGAGAAACCCTCCTGGCCCTTCCCCTGGTAATCCATCACCTGTACTCGGGACTGCATCGACCAGGGGACAGCAGAACCCTCCTTCTCCACGAAACGCTGATCACCTTAGGAGCCCAGGGGCCCGGCTACCTCTGGGCAATGATTCGTGAAAAGTCTCCCCTGGTCTGGGGGGCCGCAACCCTTGCTTTTGGAAGGATTCTGGGCGAGGTGGGGCTTGTGATGATGGTAGGGGGAAATATCCGGTTCTTTACCCGCACCATGACCACCACCATCGCCCTGGAAACTTCCCGGGGAAATCTGCCGGAAGCGGTTCTTCTCGGCATACTCCTTGTCGCCATGGCGCTGGCAGTCAATATCCTGTTTCACTGGTTCCAGCAGCAGGAAGAAAAGATGGGGTAA
- a CDS encoding energy-coupling factor ABC transporter ATP-binding protein — translation MRRKCFLFKDVFFSYASFQNGRRARIPGTSRPRETFSLSIPYLELECSRPVLVEGPNGSGKSTFLKLCGGLLTPRQGSISFDGTPLFPFPSRAPNRSPFVVYVHPTPYLFKGTGRDNLLLPLGWKGISAQEGERQLTMVSSLFNLESLLDRPYWAFSSGEAQRLALGRALLAEPEVLLLDEPTTALDKEADHLIDRLLGYAEERGISLMVASHDPLMQRRCTASLDISRYSSFHTSEQQGDFS, via the coding sequence ATGCGAAGGAAATGTTTTCTTTTTAAAGATGTTTTCTTTTCCTATGCTTCTTTCCAGAACGGGCGAAGAGCCAGAATCCCCGGGACATCCCGCCCCCGGGAAACCTTTTCGCTTTCTATTCCTTATCTTGAACTCGAGTGTTCCCGGCCAGTCCTTGTGGAAGGGCCCAACGGGTCAGGGAAAAGCACCTTTCTTAAGCTCTGTGGGGGCCTCCTTACCCCCCGACAGGGGAGCATTTCCTTCGATGGGACACCGCTTTTTCCTTTCCCTTCCCGAGCCCCCAATCGTTCCCCCTTCGTCGTATATGTCCATCCTACGCCCTATCTTTTTAAAGGCACCGGACGAGATAACCTGCTGCTACCCCTCGGATGGAAAGGTATTTCGGCCCAGGAAGGGGAGCGACAGCTTACCATGGTAAGTTCCCTTTTCAACCTGGAATCCCTCCTTGACCGGCCTTATTGGGCCTTTTCCAGCGGGGAAGCCCAGCGACTTGCCCTGGGACGGGCCCTGCTCGCAGAACCAGAGGTTCTGCTCTTAGACGAGCCCACCACCGCCCTGGATAAGGAGGCGGACCATCTTATAGACCGGCTCCTTGGGTATGCGGAAGAACGGGGGATTTCCCTTATGGTTGCCTCCCACGATCCCCTCATGCAAAGGCGGTGCACCGCCTCTCTTGATATCAGCAGGTATTCTTCTTTTCACACTTCTGAGCAGCAAGGAGATTTTTCATGA